A DNA window from Pseudomonas tohonis contains the following coding sequences:
- the cobN gene encoding cobaltochelatase subunit CobN produces the protein MHLLRTQPGGFVPDDGIAHLAQTPAELVILCSGDSHLALLAEAARELPQDYPSLRLANPMQLQNHASVDLYVDEVLQHARVILISVHGGVGYWRYGIEQLVALAERGTQLILVPGDDRPDPELARLCTVPAEDAERYWQYLRQGGLDNARQLFACLASRCLGRDYPWQAPSALPRVAVHHPHQRPARLEHWRADWRDGQPVVALLFYRTHLQAANTAFIDTFCERLAAVGINPLPIAVASLKEAECLAVVEDWLDAVDAELIINTTGFAQSNPDTPGQRPFRRDVPVLQAICSLDNQPLWEENPQGLGPRDLAMHIALPELDGRIITRPISFKGLAWRSERSQSDVVCYLPHLERMDFVAELARRWLLLARKANADKRVALILANYPTRDGRIGNGVGLDTPAAALNILRALEAEGYPLAGLPENGTALIHSLLGGVSNDLDSLDARPCAQSLALDDYLACFARLPQANQRAVRERWGEPQQDPMFRSGRMMIAGLRFGLAFVGIQPARGYQLDPAAIYHDAALVPPHGYLAFYFWLREVFGADALVHVGKHGNLEWLPGKGVGLCAECWPDAVMGPLPNIYPFIVNDPGEGAQAKRRAQAVIIDHLMPPLTRAENYGPLRDLERLADEYYDASLLDPRRAVQLRGEILELVKATALDRELNLVISDDPESWLPQLDAYLCDLKESQIRDGLHVFGESPAGSLRDDTLLSLVRIPRGDGRGANASLLRALAADLELGRDPLDCNWAEPWEGPRPTMLEAVSEEPWRSNGDTRERLELLALAMIRATDHPSVGPASDLVIHSLRQVVAPTLDACGPAEIGGVLAALEGRFVLPGPSGAPSRGRLDTLPTGRNFFTLDVRNLPTPTAWRLGFQSASLLLERHLQDHGDHLRQLGLSVWGTATMRTGGDDIAQALALMGVRPVWQAGSQRVEDFEILPLSLLDRPRVDVTLRVSGFFRDAFANLIRLFDAAVQAVAELDEPEDMNPLAARVKLESARLAAEGLGTDDARLQAGWRIFGAQPGAYGAGVQGAIEERQWQDRAELAEVYLNWGGYAYGAQDAGTPARARFAQRLERLQAVLQNQDNREHDILDSNDYYQFQGGMLAAAETLRGDRVASYHGDHSQPDLPRIRSLKEELGRVVRSRAANPKWIAGMKRHGYKGAFELAATVDYLFAFDATSELVDDHQYRLLADAYLLDADTRDFIRQHNPDALRDIAERLVEAQQRGLWEHPGDYREAIENLLLDIEEQ, from the coding sequence ATGCACCTGCTGCGCACCCAACCCGGCGGCTTCGTCCCCGACGACGGCATCGCCCACCTGGCCCAGACGCCCGCCGAACTGGTGATCCTCTGCAGCGGTGATTCGCACCTGGCGCTGCTGGCCGAGGCCGCCCGCGAGCTGCCGCAGGACTACCCGAGCCTGCGCCTGGCCAACCCCATGCAGCTGCAGAACCACGCCTCGGTGGACCTCTACGTCGACGAGGTGCTGCAGCACGCCAGGGTCATCCTCATCTCCGTGCACGGCGGCGTCGGCTACTGGCGCTACGGCATCGAGCAACTGGTGGCCCTGGCCGAGCGCGGCACGCAGCTGATCCTGGTGCCCGGCGACGACCGTCCCGACCCGGAGCTGGCCCGCCTGTGCACGGTCCCGGCGGAGGACGCCGAGCGCTACTGGCAGTACCTGCGCCAGGGCGGCCTGGACAACGCCCGGCAACTGTTCGCCTGCCTCGCCTCCCGCTGCCTGGGGCGCGACTACCCCTGGCAGGCGCCCAGCGCCCTGCCCCGGGTCGCGGTGCACCACCCGCACCAGCGCCCCGCCCGCCTCGAACACTGGCGTGCCGACTGGCGGGACGGCCAGCCGGTGGTGGCGCTGCTGTTCTACCGTACCCATCTGCAGGCGGCGAACACCGCCTTCATCGACACCTTCTGCGAGCGCCTGGCCGCCGTCGGCATCAACCCGCTGCCCATCGCGGTGGCCAGCCTCAAGGAAGCCGAGTGCCTGGCCGTGGTCGAGGACTGGCTGGACGCCGTCGATGCCGAGCTGATCATCAATACCACCGGCTTCGCCCAGTCCAACCCCGACACGCCCGGCCAGCGCCCCTTCCGCCGCGACGTGCCGGTGCTGCAGGCCATCTGCTCGCTGGACAACCAGCCGCTCTGGGAAGAGAACCCGCAAGGCCTCGGCCCGCGCGACCTGGCCATGCACATCGCCTTGCCGGAGCTGGACGGGCGCATCATCACCCGCCCCATCAGCTTCAAGGGCCTGGCCTGGCGCAGCGAGCGCAGCCAGAGCGACGTGGTCTGCTACCTGCCCCACCTCGAACGCATGGACTTCGTCGCCGAACTGGCGCGCCGCTGGCTGCTGCTGGCGCGCAAGGCCAACGCCGACAAGCGCGTGGCGCTGATCCTCGCCAACTACCCCACCCGCGACGGTCGCATCGGCAACGGCGTGGGCCTGGACACCCCGGCCGCCGCGCTGAACATCCTCCGCGCCCTGGAAGCCGAGGGGTACCCGCTGGCCGGCCTGCCGGAGAACGGCACGGCACTTATCCACAGCCTGCTGGGCGGCGTCAGCAACGACCTCGACAGCCTCGACGCGCGCCCCTGCGCCCAGAGCCTGGCCCTGGACGACTACCTCGCGTGCTTCGCGCGCCTGCCCCAGGCCAACCAGCGGGCCGTGCGCGAGCGCTGGGGCGAGCCGCAGCAGGACCCGATGTTCCGCTCAGGGCGCATGATGATCGCCGGCCTGCGCTTCGGCCTCGCCTTCGTCGGCATCCAGCCGGCGCGCGGCTACCAGCTGGACCCGGCCGCCATCTACCACGATGCGGCGCTGGTGCCGCCCCACGGCTACCTGGCCTTCTATTTCTGGCTGCGCGAGGTGTTCGGCGCCGACGCGCTGGTGCACGTCGGCAAGCACGGCAACCTCGAATGGCTGCCGGGCAAGGGCGTCGGCCTTTGCGCCGAATGCTGGCCGGACGCGGTCATGGGCCCGCTGCCGAACATCTACCCCTTCATCGTCAACGACCCCGGCGAAGGCGCCCAGGCCAAGCGCCGCGCCCAGGCGGTGATCATCGACCACCTGATGCCGCCGCTGACCCGCGCCGAGAACTACGGCCCACTGCGCGACCTCGAACGCCTGGCCGACGAGTACTACGACGCCTCCCTGCTGGACCCCCGCCGCGCCGTGCAGCTGCGGGGCGAGATCCTCGAACTGGTGAAGGCCACCGCGCTGGACCGCGAGCTGAACCTTGTCATCAGCGACGACCCGGAAAGCTGGCTGCCGCAACTGGACGCCTACCTCTGCGACCTCAAGGAGTCGCAGATCCGCGATGGCCTGCACGTGTTCGGCGAATCCCCCGCCGGCAGCCTGCGCGACGACACCCTGCTGTCCCTGGTGCGCATCCCCCGGGGCGATGGCAGGGGCGCCAACGCCAGCCTGCTGCGTGCGCTCGCCGCCGACCTCGAGCTGGGGCGCGACCCGCTGGACTGCAACTGGGCCGAGCCCTGGGAAGGCCCGCGCCCGACAATGCTGGAAGCGGTCAGCGAGGAACCCTGGCGCAGCAATGGCGACACCCGCGAGCGCCTGGAGCTGCTGGCCCTGGCGATGATCCGGGCGACCGATCACCCGTCGGTGGGCCCCGCCAGCGACCTGGTCATCCACAGCCTGCGCCAGGTCGTCGCCCCGACCCTGGACGCCTGCGGCCCCGCCGAGATCGGCGGCGTGCTGGCCGCGCTGGAAGGCCGCTTCGTACTGCCCGGCCCCAGCGGCGCGCCCAGTCGCGGGCGTCTCGACACCCTGCCCACCGGGCGCAACTTCTTCACCCTGGACGTGCGCAACCTGCCCACGCCCACCGCCTGGCGCCTGGGCTTCCAGTCCGCCAGCCTGCTGCTGGAGCGCCACCTGCAGGATCACGGCGACCACCTGCGCCAGCTCGGCCTTTCCGTCTGGGGCACCGCCACCATGCGCACCGGTGGCGACGACATCGCCCAGGCCCTGGCGCTGATGGGCGTGCGCCCGGTGTGGCAGGCCGGCAGCCAGCGAGTGGAAGACTTCGAGATTCTGCCGCTGTCCCTGCTCGACCGTCCCCGGGTGGACGTGACGCTGCGGGTATCGGGCTTCTTCCGTGACGCCTTCGCCAACCTCATCCGCCTGTTCGACGCCGCCGTGCAGGCGGTCGCCGAGCTGGACGAGCCGGAGGACATGAACCCCCTGGCCGCCCGGGTGAAGCTGGAAAGCGCCCGCCTGGCCGCCGAGGGGCTGGGGACGGACGATGCCCGGCTGCAGGCCGGCTGGCGCATCTTCGGCGCCCAGCCCGGTGCCTACGGTGCCGGCGTGCAGGGTGCCATCGAGGAGCGCCAGTGGCAGGACCGCGCCGAACTGGCCGAGGTGTATTTGAACTGGGGCGGCTACGCCTACGGCGCGCAGGATGCCGGCACGCCCGCGCGAGCCCGCTTCGCCCAGCGCCTGGAGCGTTTGCAGGCGGTGCTGCAGAACCAGGACAACCGCGAGCACGACATCCTCGATTCCAATGACTACTACCAGTTCCAGGGCGGCATGCTCGCCGCCGCCGAGACCCTGCGCGGCGACAGGGTCGCCAGCTACCACGGCGACCACAGCCAGCCGGACCTGCCGCGCATCCGCTCGCTGAAGGAAGAGCTGGGCCGCGTGGTGCGCTCGCGCGCCGCCAATCCCAAGTGGATCGCCGGCATGAAGCGCCACGGCTACAAGGGCGCCTTCGAACTGGCCGCGACGGTGGACTACCTGTTCGCCTTCGACGCCACCAGCGAGCTGGTCGACGATCACCAGTACCGGTTGCTGGCCGACGCCTACCTGCTGGACGCCGACACCCGCGACTTCATCCGCCAGCACAACCCGGACGCCCTGCGCGACATCGCCGAGCGCCTGGTCGAAGCCCAGCAACGCGGCCTCTGGGAACACCCCGGCGACTACCGCGAGGCCATCGAGAACCTGCTGCTGGATATCGAGGAGCAGTAG
- the cobW gene encoding cobalamin biosynthesis protein CobW has protein sequence MKTLAKLPVTIVTGFLGAGKTTLLRHMLDNAEGRRIAVIVNEFGELGIDGEILKQCSIGCTEEEAVGRVFELANGCLCCTVQEEFFPVMRELVARRGDLDQILIETSGLALPKPLVQAFQWPEIRSACTVDAVITVVDSPAVAAGTFAAHPEQVDEQRKQDPNLDHESPLHELFEDQLASADLVILNKADLLDADALAAVRAEVAEELPPAVKIVEASAGKLPLSVLLGLNAEAEAHIDSRPTHHDHEGHEDHDHDEFDSFHVDLPEVEEAALLAALGQLVERHDVLRIKGFAAIPGKPMRLLVQGVGKRFDKHFDRKWLAGETRATRLVVIGQELDPATIANELRTALA, from the coding sequence ATGAAAACCCTGGCCAAACTCCCCGTCACCATCGTCACCGGCTTCCTCGGTGCCGGTAAGACCACCCTGCTCCGCCACATGCTCGACAACGCCGAAGGCCGCCGCATCGCGGTGATCGTCAACGAATTCGGCGAGCTGGGCATCGACGGCGAGATCCTCAAGCAATGCTCCATCGGCTGCACCGAGGAAGAGGCCGTGGGCCGCGTCTTCGAACTGGCCAACGGCTGCCTGTGCTGCACCGTGCAGGAAGAGTTCTTCCCGGTGATGCGCGAACTGGTGGCCCGCCGTGGCGACCTCGACCAGATCCTCATCGAGACCTCCGGCCTGGCCCTGCCCAAGCCCCTGGTACAGGCCTTCCAGTGGCCCGAGATCCGCAGCGCCTGCACGGTGGACGCGGTGATCACCGTGGTCGACAGCCCCGCCGTGGCCGCCGGCACCTTCGCCGCCCACCCCGAGCAGGTGGACGAGCAGCGCAAGCAGGACCCGAACCTCGACCACGAGTCGCCCCTGCACGAACTCTTCGAAGACCAGCTGGCCAGCGCCGACCTGGTGATCCTCAACAAGGCCGACCTGCTCGACGCCGACGCCCTGGCCGCCGTGCGCGCCGAAGTGGCCGAGGAGCTGCCGCCGGCGGTGAAGATCGTCGAAGCCAGCGCCGGCAAGCTGCCGCTCTCCGTGCTGCTGGGCCTGAACGCCGAGGCCGAGGCGCACATCGACAGCCGCCCCACCCACCACGACCACGAAGGGCACGAGGACCACGACCACGACGAGTTCGACTCCTTCCACGTCGACCTGCCGGAAGTAGAGGAAGCCGCCCTGCTGGCCGCCCTCGGCCAACTGGTGGAGCGCCACGACGTGCTGCGCATCAAGGGCTTCGCCGCCATCCCCGGCAAGCCCATGCGCCTGCTGGTACAGGGCGTCGGCAAGCGCTTCGACAAGCACTTCGACCGCAAGTGGCTGGCCGGCGAGACCCGCGCCACCCGCCTGGTGGTGATCGGCCAGGAGCTGGACCCGGCCACCATCGCCAACGAACTGCGCACCGCCCTGGCGTAA
- a CDS encoding CbtB domain-containing protein — MSSSTLSHSAAAVPLSKRLAIAIGASLLGLSLVYFAGFSHIEAVHNAAHDTRHSSAFPCH, encoded by the coding sequence ATGTCCAGCAGCACCCTGAGCCATTCGGCCGCCGCCGTCCCCCTGTCCAAACGCCTGGCCATCGCCATCGGTGCCAGCCTCCTGGGCCTGTCGCTCGTGTACTTCGCCGGCTTCTCGCACATCGAGGCGGTGCACAACGCGGCCCACGACACCCGCCACAGCTCTGCCTTCCCCTGCCACTGA
- a CDS encoding CbtA family protein, which translates to MIKRIAQTAGFAGLFAAIVLTLLQSLWVTPLILHAETFESSAPAEQAEHSHEHAAGTPAHEHDAEAWAPADGWQRTLSTGGANLVVAVGFALLLAALFSLRGPTRAWQGLLWGLAGFATFALAPSLGLPPELPGTAAADLAQRQVWWVGTAASTAAGLALIAFGRSWVLRLVGLALLVIPHVVGAPQPEVHSSLAPEALEHEFIAASLITNALFWGALGWAAAWLYQRSASQDLA; encoded by the coding sequence GTGATCAAGCGCATCGCCCAGACCGCCGGGTTCGCCGGCCTGTTCGCCGCCATCGTGCTGACCCTGCTGCAGAGCCTGTGGGTCACCCCGCTGATCCTCCACGCGGAGACGTTCGAGAGCTCGGCACCGGCCGAGCAGGCCGAGCACAGCCACGAGCACGCCGCCGGCACGCCCGCCCATGAGCACGATGCCGAGGCCTGGGCGCCCGCCGATGGCTGGCAGCGCACGCTGTCCACCGGTGGCGCCAACCTGGTGGTCGCGGTGGGCTTCGCCCTGCTCCTGGCCGCACTGTTCAGCCTGCGCGGCCCGACCCGCGCCTGGCAGGGCCTGCTCTGGGGCCTGGCGGGTTTCGCCACCTTCGCCCTGGCGCCGTCCCTCGGCCTGCCGCCGGAGTTGCCGGGCACCGCGGCCGCCGACCTGGCCCAGCGCCAGGTCTGGTGGGTCGGCACCGCCGCCTCCACCGCTGCCGGCCTCGCGCTGATCGCCTTCGGCCGCAGCTGGGTGCTGCGCCTCGTCGGGCTGGCGCTGCTGGTGATTCCCCACGTGGTGGGGGCGCCGCAGCCCGAGGTGCATTCGAGCCTGGCGCCGGAAGCCCTGGAGCACGAGTTCATCGCTGCCTCGCTGATCACCAACGCGCTGTTCTGGGGCGCCCTGGGCTGGGCCGCCGCCTGGCTGTACCAGCGTTCCGCGAGCCAAGACCTGGCGTGA
- a CDS encoding cobalamin biosynthesis protein, with protein MIRVAGLGCRRGCPEHELRELLVTTLAERGLAVGDLSALASVDSKADEPGLRALALSLQLPLALLPATELVACEGRLSGASAVVLRETGSPGVAEAAALLHAETLAGRPARLLVDKRRSARATCALACIPEDVDNP; from the coding sequence ATGATCCGCGTGGCCGGCCTCGGCTGCCGGCGCGGCTGCCCGGAACACGAACTGCGCGAGCTGCTGGTCACCACCCTGGCCGAGCGCGGCCTGGCGGTCGGCGACCTGAGTGCCCTGGCCAGCGTCGACAGCAAGGCCGACGAGCCCGGGCTGCGCGCACTGGCGCTGTCCCTTCAGCTGCCCCTGGCGCTGCTGCCGGCCACCGAGTTGGTGGCCTGCGAGGGTCGGCTGTCCGGCGCCTCGGCCGTCGTCCTGCGGGAGACCGGCAGCCCCGGCGTCGCCGAAGCCGCGGCCCTGCTGCATGCCGAAACCCTGGCCGGCCGGCCTGCGCGATTGCTGGTGGATAAACGCCGCAGTGCCCGCGCCACCTGTGCGCTGGCCTGCATTCCCGAGGATGTGGATAACCCATGA
- the cobM gene encoding precorrin-4 C(11)-methyltransferase, whose amino-acid sequence MTVYFIGAGPGDPELITVKGQRLIRSCPVILYAGSLVPEAVLDGHRAGQVVNTAELHLDEIVRLLAEAHGRGQDVARVHSGDPSLYGAIGEQIRHLRALGIPYEVVPGVTATAACAALLGTELTLPDISQTLILTRFATRTRMPEGESLAELAQHRATLAVHLGVSHLPRIVDELLPHYGADCPVAVVHRASWPDQDWVTGTLADIVERVAGKDFRRTALILVGRVLAAEGFTDSSLYHPDHAHLYRPAGGGDD is encoded by the coding sequence ATGACGGTCTATTTCATCGGCGCCGGCCCCGGCGATCCGGAGCTCATCACGGTCAAGGGCCAGCGGTTGATCCGCAGCTGCCCGGTGATCCTCTACGCCGGTTCCCTGGTGCCGGAGGCGGTGCTCGACGGGCATCGTGCCGGGCAGGTGGTGAACACCGCCGAGCTGCACCTGGACGAGATCGTCCGCCTGCTGGCCGAGGCCCACGGGCGCGGCCAGGACGTGGCCCGCGTGCACTCCGGCGACCCGTCGCTGTACGGCGCCATCGGCGAGCAGATCCGCCACCTGCGGGCACTGGGCATTCCCTACGAGGTGGTGCCCGGCGTCACCGCCACCGCTGCTTGCGCCGCGTTGCTGGGTACCGAGCTGACCCTGCCGGACATCTCGCAGACGCTGATCCTCACCCGCTTCGCCACCCGTACGCGCATGCCCGAGGGCGAGTCCCTGGCGGAGCTGGCGCAGCACCGCGCGACCCTGGCGGTGCACCTGGGCGTCAGCCACCTGCCGCGCATCGTCGACGAACTGCTGCCGCACTACGGCGCCGACTGCCCGGTGGCCGTGGTGCACCGCGCCAGCTGGCCCGACCAGGACTGGGTGACCGGCACGCTGGCGGACATCGTGGAGCGGGTGGCGGGCAAGGACTTCCGTCGCACCGCGCTGATCCTCGTGGGGCGCGTGCTGGCCGCCGAAGGCTTCACCGATTCCTCGCTCTATCACCCCGATCACGCCCATCTCTATCGCCCCGCAGGGGGTGGCGACGACTGA
- a CDS encoding sugar nucleotide-binding protein, producing MRMRLMLLGGGNALGQALIRLGAEDDVGFLAPRPPEQGWDAASLTQLLDDTRPDAVINLAYYFDWFQAEEASPARFAAQERAVERLAELCQHHGIVLLQPSSYRVFDGARATAYNEKDETIPLSLRGQSLWRIEQSVRAMCPKHVLLRFGWLLDDSNEGILGRFLARAERDAELMLADDRRGNPTPVDDAARVMLAVLKQLDCAAPLWGTYHYGGHEATTTLALGQAVLTEARNLRALKVQEITPQAHAARPDAADEPQHAVLACKKILHTFGIKPRAWRAALPALLDRYYRHG from the coding sequence ATGCGTATGCGCTTGATGCTCCTGGGCGGTGGCAATGCCCTTGGCCAGGCGCTTATCCGCCTGGGGGCCGAGGATGATGTAGGGTTCCTCGCCCCGCGCCCGCCCGAACAGGGCTGGGATGCCGCCAGCCTGACCCAGCTGCTCGACGACACCCGCCCCGATGCGGTGATCAACCTCGCCTACTACTTCGACTGGTTCCAGGCCGAGGAGGCCAGCCCGGCCCGTTTCGCCGCGCAGGAACGCGCGGTCGAGCGCCTCGCCGAGCTCTGCCAGCACCACGGTATCGTCCTGCTGCAGCCCTCCAGCTACCGCGTCTTCGATGGTGCCCGGGCGACGGCCTACAACGAGAAGGACGAGACCATTCCCCTGAGCCTTCGCGGGCAGTCCCTGTGGCGCATCGAGCAGAGCGTGCGTGCCATGTGCCCCAAGCATGTGCTGCTGCGCTTCGGCTGGCTGCTGGACGACAGCAACGAGGGCATCCTCGGGCGCTTCCTCGCCCGTGCCGAGCGTGACGCCGAGCTGATGCTGGCCGACGACCGCCGCGGCAACCCGACGCCGGTGGACGACGCCGCGCGGGTGATGCTCGCCGTGCTCAAGCAGCTGGACTGCGCCGCGCCGCTCTGGGGCACCTACCACTACGGCGGCCATGAGGCGACCACCACCCTGGCGCTTGGCCAGGCGGTGCTCACCGAGGCCCGCAACCTGCGCGCGCTGAAGGTGCAGGAAATCACCCCCCAGGCCCACGCCGCCCGTCCCGATGCGGCGGACGAGCCCCAGCACGCGGTGCTGGCCTGCAAGAAAATCCTCCATACATTCGGCATCAAGCCCCGCGCGTGGCGCGCGGCGTTGCCCGCACTCCTGGACCGTTACTACCGCCATGGCTGA
- a CDS encoding NAD-dependent epimerase/dehydratase family protein, translating to MADSPILVTGGAGFIGSNLVDALLARGHSVRVLDDLSTGKRSNLPLENPRVEFIEGTVADAALVARAMAGCKAVAHLAAVASVPASVDDPVSTHQANFVGTLNVCEAMRQHGVKRVTFASSASVYGQNGEGQAIDENTPVAPLTPYAVDKLASEQYLDFYRRQHGLEPAVFRFFNIFGPRQDPSSPYSGVISIFTERALAGTPITIFGDGEQTRDFVYVGDLVQVLVQALENPGVEAGPVNVGLQRSTSLKELLAAIGSVVGELPAISYAEARSGDIRHSLADNSRLLERFAFPEPTPLAVGLARLLGR from the coding sequence ATGGCTGATTCCCCCATCCTCGTTACCGGCGGCGCCGGCTTCATCGGCTCCAACCTGGTCGATGCGCTGCTGGCGCGCGGGCATTCGGTGCGCGTGCTCGACGATCTTTCCACCGGCAAGCGCAGCAACCTGCCGCTGGAGAACCCGCGCGTCGAATTCATCGAAGGCACTGTCGCCGACGCCGCGCTGGTGGCTCGCGCCATGGCCGGCTGCAAGGCGGTGGCGCACCTGGCCGCCGTGGCCTCGGTGCCGGCTTCGGTGGATGACCCGGTGTCGACCCACCAGGCCAACTTCGTCGGCACCCTCAACGTCTGCGAGGCCATGCGCCAGCACGGCGTGAAGCGCGTGACGTTCGCCTCCAGCGCCTCGGTCTACGGGCAGAACGGCGAAGGCCAGGCCATCGACGAGAACACCCCCGTCGCGCCGCTCACCCCCTACGCGGTGGACAAGCTGGCCAGCGAGCAGTACCTGGACTTCTACCGCCGCCAGCATGGCCTGGAGCCGGCGGTGTTCCGCTTCTTCAACATCTTCGGGCCGCGGCAGGACCCGTCCTCGCCCTATTCCGGGGTGATCAGCATCTTCACCGAGCGTGCGCTGGCCGGCACGCCCATCACCATCTTCGGCGATGGCGAGCAGACCCGTGACTTCGTCTATGTCGGCGACCTGGTGCAGGTGCTGGTGCAGGCGCTGGAGAACCCTGGCGTCGAGGCCGGCCCGGTGAACGTCGGCCTGCAGCGCTCCACCAGCCTGAAGGAGCTGCTCGCCGCCATCGGCAGCGTGGTGGGCGAACTGCCGGCCATCAGCTACGCCGAAGCGCGCTCGGGCGATATCCGCCATTCCCTGGCGGACAACAGCCGTCTGCTGGAGCGTTTCGCCTTCCCCGAGCCGACTCCCCTGGCGGTCGGCCTGGCCCGCTTGCTGGGCCGCTGA
- a CDS encoding OmpW/AlkL family protein: protein MKTQFLAASLLALAVAAPVAHAHQAGDILVRAGAITVNPKADSSSVKVDRGALAGADLGGKATMDSDTQLGLNFAYMLTDHFGLELLAATPFEHEVKIKGTALDAANGSLGSLKHLPPTLSVVYYPLESQSAFQPYLGAGINYTWIYDEHVGSGATAAGFDNFRAKNSWGLAWQVGADYMLTDNIMLNAQVRYIDIDTRAYVDNTALGVRAKVDVDVDPWVYMVGLGYKF, encoded by the coding sequence ATGAAAACGCAGTTCCTAGCCGCCTCCCTCCTCGCTCTCGCTGTGGCCGCCCCGGTGGCCCATGCCCACCAGGCGGGTGACATCCTCGTCCGTGCCGGTGCCATCACCGTCAACCCGAAAGCCGACAGCTCTTCCGTCAAGGTGGACCGCGGCGCCCTGGCCGGCGCCGACCTGGGCGGCAAGGCGACCATGGACAGCGACACCCAGCTGGGCCTGAACTTCGCCTACATGCTGACCGACCACTTCGGCCTGGAACTGCTGGCCGCCACCCCCTTCGAGCACGAAGTGAAGATCAAGGGCACCGCCCTCGACGCCGCCAACGGCAGCCTGGGCTCGCTGAAGCACCTGCCGCCGACCCTGAGCGTCGTGTACTACCCGCTGGAATCCCAGTCGGCCTTCCAGCCCTACCTGGGCGCCGGCATCAACTACACTTGGATCTACGACGAGCACGTGGGTAGCGGCGCGACCGCGGCCGGCTTCGACAACTTCCGCGCGAAGAACTCCTGGGGCCTGGCCTGGCAGGTCGGCGCCGACTACATGCTGACCGACAACATCATGCTCAACGCCCAGGTGCGCTACATCGACATCGACACCCGCGCCTACGTCGACAACACCGCCCTGGGCGTGCGTGCCAAGGTGGACGTGGACGTCGACCCGTGGGTCTACATGGTCGGCCTGGGCTACAAGTTCTAA
- a CDS encoding DUF3299 domain-containing protein yields the protein MKRALLALPALILLTATGLWAGEVRELTWSELIPADAPPPPPPAPIHDLSQLADSLAAEAGPAASQQSPAAPVVQGLDGQEVKLPGYIVPLDVTEEGRVTDFLLVPYFGACIHVPPPPSNQIVHVTSELGVLMDALYQPFWIEGPLQVKSSTSELAEAGYQMEASKIYPYETPES from the coding sequence ATGAAACGCGCCCTGCTGGCCCTTCCGGCCCTGATCCTGCTGACCGCCACCGGCCTCTGGGCCGGTGAGGTCCGCGAACTGACCTGGTCCGAGCTGATCCCCGCCGACGCTCCGCCGCCCCCGCCTCCCGCGCCCATCCACGACCTTTCGCAGCTGGCCGACTCGCTCGCCGCCGAAGCGGGTCCCGCCGCCAGCCAGCAGTCGCCGGCGGCACCGGTGGTGCAGGGCCTGGACGGCCAGGAAGTGAAGCTGCCGGGCTACATCGTGCCGCTGGACGTGACCGAGGAAGGCCGGGTGACCGACTTCCTCCTGGTCCCCTACTTCGGCGCCTGCATCCACGTGCCGCCGCCCCCCTCGAACCAGATCGTCCACGTCACCAGCGAGCTGGGCGTGCTGATGGACGCGCTCTACCAGCCGTTCTGGATCGAAGGGCCGCTGCAGGTGAAGTCCAGCACCAGCGAACTGGCCGAGGCCGGCTACCAGATGGAGGCCAGCAAGATCTACCCCTACGAGACGCCCGAGAGCTGA